From Enterococcus wangshanyuanii, the proteins below share one genomic window:
- the recX gene encoding recombination regulator RecX, with protein sequence METITKITKDKGQFYLVWLSSGEKLRVSEDTLVRQRLLKGQELTDTMIEQIKKAGSYDVGLQLSLNYLSYQLRSKKEILDHLKEKEILPEDRKKIVARLEEMNLLDDKSFSESYVRTLMRTSDKGPKMIEQQLKRKGLSDEDIQHGLTFYAMEDQVEVAAAAAQKAMKRYRTKSFRDALQKVQIHLIQKGFNREVIDLALEELAFERDEEQEIEAIKKEGDKLWEKHRKLDPYKRSMKVKQSLFQKQFDSELIQQYFDEKELEDEE encoded by the coding sequence CAATTTTATCTAGTCTGGCTGTCTTCGGGAGAAAAATTACGCGTATCAGAAGATACACTCGTCCGTCAGCGCTTATTAAAAGGACAAGAACTAACAGACACAATGATCGAACAAATAAAAAAAGCTGGCTCTTATGACGTTGGTTTGCAGCTGTCTTTGAATTATCTGAGTTATCAATTACGCTCGAAAAAGGAAATCCTTGATCATTTGAAAGAGAAAGAGATTTTACCAGAAGATCGGAAAAAAATCGTTGCTCGTTTAGAAGAGATGAATCTGCTGGATGATAAATCTTTCAGTGAAAGTTATGTACGGACTTTGATGCGAACCAGTGATAAAGGGCCTAAGATGATCGAACAACAACTAAAACGCAAAGGGCTGAGCGATGAAGACATTCAACATGGTTTGACTTTTTATGCAATGGAAGATCAAGTTGAGGTCGCTGCCGCTGCCGCTCAAAAGGCAATGAAACGCTATAGAACGAAAAGTTTTAGAGATGCCTTGCAGAAAGTTCAAATTCACTTGATACAAAAGGGCTTCAATCGTGAGGTCATCGATCTAGCGCTTGAGGAGTTAGCTTTTGAACGTGATGAAGAACAAGAGATAGAGGCAATCAAAAAAGAAGGAGATAAGCTTTGGGAGAAACACCGTAAGCTTGATCCTTATAAACGCTCGATGAAGGTCAAACAAAGTCTATTTCAAAAGCAGTTTGATTCTGAATTGATCCAGCAATATTTTGATGAAAAGGAATTAGAGGATGAAGAATGA
- a CDS encoding DUF3955 domain-containing protein, with the protein MEFGTKIKGLRTENQLTQEQFALRLNVTRQAVSNWENNRNLPDLEMLILIARSFHISLDELILGGNTVNNITEKLIQDGSETRRARFNMITTLIGAFLLFFGFACFFIKANSVEYIDQSGILHENFYLLPIGFFFIFTGIIVFLVIGINYVRELIRHRI; encoded by the coding sequence ATGGAATTTGGAACTAAAATCAAAGGATTACGAACAGAAAACCAATTAACACAAGAACAATTTGCCTTGCGTTTAAATGTTACAAGACAAGCCGTTTCAAACTGGGAAAATAATCGAAATCTACCAGATCTTGAAATGTTGATCCTAATTGCTCGTTCATTTCATATTTCACTTGATGAATTGATATTAGGAGGAAATACTGTGAATAATATAACTGAAAAATTGATTCAGGATGGTAGTGAAACAAGGCGAGCAAGATTCAATATGATCACAACATTGATTGGCGCTTTTTTATTGTTTTTTGGTTTTGCCTGTTTCTTCATCAAAGCAAACTCTGTCGAATATATCGACCAATCGGGCATTTTGCATGAAAATTTTTATCTTTTACCAATTGGTTTCTTCTTCATTTTTACAGGGATCATCGTCTTTTTGGTCATTGGAATCAACTATGTGAGAGAATTGATCAGACACAGAATCTAA
- the mutY gene encoding A/G-specific adenine glycosylase, translated as MKNEKYWETWSTEKLQSFQEEFIDWYEKEKRNLPWRVNLDPYRIWISEIMLQQTRVDTVIDYYYRFMEWFPTIKDLAEAPDDRLLKAWEGLGYYSRARNLKVAAQQIMTEFDGQMPQMIDEIRQLKGIGPYTAGAIGSIAFQLPEPAIDGNVMRVVSRLFEINDDIAKASSRKVFEEAMYKIIDRERPGDFNQAMMDLGSAICTPTSPKCEECPIQKYCLSYGMNTMTEYPVKSKKQKPKDVYYVGGIIENNQQEFLLEKRDAKGLLANMWLFPIEEVSKERFEFLQKSRVKEEQQLSLEFEEPLLVAEENSEIFEKYPKVVWQKRNLGEVVHIFSHLKWHILVFYGRQTGPISINDNQNWTTPEEFSNYVFPKPQQKMVELYQKELKARE; from the coding sequence ATGAAGAATGAAAAATATTGGGAGACATGGAGCACAGAAAAACTTCAGTCTTTTCAAGAAGAATTTATTGATTGGTATGAAAAAGAAAAACGTAACTTGCCATGGCGCGTCAATTTAGATCCATACCGTATTTGGATTTCAGAGATCATGCTGCAGCAGACACGTGTCGATACTGTGATCGATTATTATTATCGTTTTATGGAGTGGTTTCCGACGATCAAAGATTTAGCTGAAGCACCTGATGATCGTTTATTGAAAGCTTGGGAAGGGCTGGGCTATTATTCTCGAGCTAGAAATTTAAAAGTGGCAGCGCAACAGATCATGACAGAATTTGATGGCCAAATGCCCCAAATGATCGATGAAATCAGGCAATTGAAAGGGATCGGACCGTATACGGCAGGAGCAATCGGCAGTATTGCTTTTCAACTACCAGAACCAGCAATCGATGGAAATGTCATGCGTGTGGTCAGCCGTTTATTTGAAATCAATGATGATATCGCAAAAGCCAGTAGTCGCAAAGTGTTTGAAGAGGCGATGTATAAAATCATTGATAGGGAACGCCCGGGAGATTTCAATCAGGCCATGATGGATCTGGGTTCGGCGATTTGCACACCAACATCGCCTAAATGTGAGGAATGCCCTATTCAAAAATACTGTTTGAGTTATGGGATGAATACAATGACTGAATATCCGGTCAAATCGAAGAAACAAAAACCAAAGGATGTTTATTATGTTGGTGGAATCATCGAAAATAATCAACAGGAGTTCTTGTTAGAAAAGCGTGATGCTAAAGGGTTATTAGCAAATATGTGGTTATTTCCAATAGAAGAAGTCAGCAAGGAGCGTTTTGAATTTCTCCAAAAATCCCGGGTAAAAGAAGAACAACAATTATCTCTTGAATTTGAAGAACCACTTTTGGTTGCAGAAGAAAATTCAGAGATTTTTGAAAAGTATCCCAAAGTTGTTTGGCAAAAGCGAAACTTGGGCGAAGTCGTTCATATTTTTAGCCATTTAAAATGGCATATCCTGGTGTTTTATGGAAGGCAAACAGGTCCAATTTCTATCAATGACAATCAAAATTGGACAACTCCAGAAGAATTTTCGAACTATGTATTTCCAAAGCCGCAGCAAAAAATGGTAGAGCTTTATCAAAAAGAACTTAAAGCAAGGGAATAA
- a CDS encoding hemolysin family protein — translation MNNADPDSQSLIAQILLLIVLTLINAFLAASEIAVVSVNKNRVEQKAEEGDKKAIKLLKVLKDPTSFLSTIQVGITLVNILSGASLADSLSAKLAPILGGGAAAKNLANIIILALLTYVSIVFGELYPKRIAMNKSEEVAQVTSGFVRAIGIVARPFVWLLSASTDLLSKLTPMKFDDADSKMTRDEMRYMLESEGVLDNDELEMLQGVFSLDTKVAREVMVPRTDAFMIDIEDDIHENINAVLSENYSRIPVYNEDKDKIVGVLHTKNLLKAAHKLGFDNVQLKNIIQEPLFVPETIFIDDLLYELKRTQNQMAILLDEYGGVVGLATLEDLLEEIVGEIDDESDEVENLYSKISDHEYLVQGRMLIDEFNEAFETDLHMSDVDTMAGYLITALGTIPDEGEKLSFDVGNLTLTSEEMEGTRVLALKVVFHDEEEVDEEPEENRRFFRKELEEDEPRR, via the coding sequence ATGAACAATGCTGACCCCGATAGTCAGTCGCTTATCGCACAAATTTTACTATTAATTGTTTTGACCTTGATCAATGCATTTCTTGCTGCCTCAGAAATTGCGGTAGTTTCTGTGAATAAGAACCGTGTTGAACAAAAGGCAGAAGAAGGAGATAAAAAAGCGATCAAGCTTTTGAAAGTCTTAAAAGATCCGACTAGTTTTTTATCAACGATTCAAGTTGGTATTACGTTAGTCAATATTTTATCTGGTGCGTCTTTGGCTGACTCTTTATCTGCTAAATTAGCTCCTATTTTAGGTGGCGGAGCTGCAGCAAAAAATCTTGCCAACATTATTATTTTAGCGTTACTGACCTATGTTTCGATCGTTTTTGGTGAATTATATCCTAAACGAATCGCTATGAATAAATCTGAGGAAGTAGCTCAAGTTACGTCCGGTTTTGTCCGTGCGATCGGTATAGTTGCTCGACCATTTGTTTGGTTGCTTTCTGCATCGACGGATTTGCTTTCGAAGCTGACACCAATGAAGTTTGATGATGCTGATTCTAAAATGACACGGGATGAAATGCGCTATATGTTGGAATCAGAAGGTGTGCTGGACAATGACGAATTGGAAATGCTTCAAGGTGTCTTTTCTTTAGATACGAAGGTTGCCAGAGAGGTCATGGTTCCTCGAACGGATGCTTTTATGATCGATATAGAAGATGATATTCATGAAAATATCAATGCTGTCTTGTCGGAAAATTATTCAAGAATTCCTGTTTATAACGAAGATAAAGATAAAATCGTCGGTGTTCTCCATACGAAAAACTTATTGAAAGCTGCTCATAAGTTGGGCTTCGATAATGTTCAGTTAAAGAATATCATCCAAGAACCACTCTTTGTTCCTGAAACGATTTTTATTGATGATTTATTATATGAATTGAAACGAACGCAAAATCAAATGGCCATTTTGCTGGATGAGTACGGTGGTGTTGTTGGTTTAGCTACGTTAGAGGATTTATTAGAAGAAATCGTTGGAGAGATCGATGACGAGTCCGATGAAGTTGAAAATCTTTATTCGAAGATTTCTGACCACGAGTATTTAGTTCAAGGTAGAATGCTGATCGATGAGTTCAATGAAGCATTTGAAACAGATCTTCATATGAGTGATGTGGATACAATGGCGGGCTATTTGATTACAGCGTTAGGAACGATTCCGGATGAGGGAGAGAAATTATCTTTTGATGTGGGGAATCTGACACTGACCTCTGAAGAAATGGAAGGGACGAGGGTTTTAGCATTAAAAGTTGTTTTTCATGACGAAGAAGAGGTCGATGAAGAACCAGAAGAAAATCGTCGTTTCTTCCGTAAAGAGTTAGAAGAAGACGAGCCTAGAAGGTAA
- a CDS encoding DUF402 domain-containing protein, which produces MAIPKEGEFVTIQSYKHDGHLHRTWRDTMVLKTSEYSLIGVNDHTLVTESDGRRWVTREPAIVYFHKKYWFNIIAMIREKGVSYYCNLASPYLLDDEALKYIDYDLDIKVFPDGEKRLLDVDEYEFHSKIMEYPEDIDFILKENVKTLVDWINSGKGPFSEDYVNIWYQRYQELSRK; this is translated from the coding sequence ATGGCAATTCCAAAAGAAGGTGAATTTGTAACGATCCAAAGTTACAAACACGATGGACATTTGCATCGAACATGGCGAGATACTATGGTATTGAAAACAAGCGAGTATTCTCTGATTGGCGTTAACGATCATACTTTGGTGACAGAGTCTGATGGGCGCCGATGGGTTACTCGGGAACCAGCGATTGTTTATTTTCATAAAAAATACTGGTTCAACATAATAGCGATGATCAGAGAAAAGGGGGTTTCATATTACTGCAATCTTGCGTCACCATATCTTTTAGATGATGAAGCATTGAAGTATATCGATTACGATTTGGATATCAAGGTTTTTCCTGATGGAGAGAAACGTTTGCTAGATGTAGACGAATACGAGTTTCACAGTAAAATCATGGAATATCCGGAAGATATCGATTTTATTCTAAAAGAAAATGTGAAGACATTAGTGGATTGGATTAATAGTGGAAAAGGTCCGTTCTCTGAAGATTATGTAAATATCTGGTACCAACGCTATCAGGAGCTATCTAGAAAATAG
- a CDS encoding helix-turn-helix domain-containing protein, with protein sequence MLDAMMLENTDKRKLTLFRLLTIFSDKRYSVKFFESKLDYSYSRVVYLLELIQQDLTDMTGKKVDLFTKNGVHHKQDITYDMYYQYLIIQSIPYQLLVSLLYFPENNLDQFCDNHFQSRTTVVRKSKLLIDYFKHFDIKVNISQLSLSGDERIIRILFYDLIWMTSQGTNLPKIRQNPLTYKEVSKIISPYFPDTFSYGARKQISLMLDIIYLRVRKGNALTEQTEIEPYIIIPEMYTAPYFETLITDPEALAAEAQFAAFLLIASPNFFREGEHRLLLLDSYLETHSNTATKLLEEFTVFFKDQFMPDGFSWRNEVILFGNVANILFSHSIIKQKFPTLFHLTDNNIYSKNKYYYQLFTEFRALFQKISNRKNYAWLRSTIDSLSDTLSALLVPLYESFLGNNLIRIALVAESNYLLVEPLTQFIKDIPFVQLVAYKYGEFSSFDFMVTTSSFLIPENCPLPSFVFRFSADSDEQFLSLYQAIKDVHNQKDSNLMQQKKTN encoded by the coding sequence ATGTTAGATGCTATGATGTTGGAAAATACTGATAAACGAAAATTAACTCTTTTTCGACTACTAACTATTTTTTCAGATAAAAGATACAGTGTAAAATTTTTTGAAAGTAAACTTGACTATTCATATAGCCGAGTCGTCTATCTCCTTGAATTGATTCAACAGGATCTAACCGACATGACTGGTAAAAAAGTTGATCTATTCACGAAAAATGGTGTTCATCATAAACAAGATATCACTTATGATATGTATTATCAGTATTTGATTATACAAAGTATTCCCTACCAGTTATTAGTTTCTTTACTGTACTTTCCCGAAAATAATTTAGATCAATTTTGTGACAATCATTTTCAAAGCAGAACAACTGTCGTTCGGAAATCAAAACTATTGATTGATTACTTCAAACACTTTGATATCAAAGTAAATATTTCTCAATTGAGTCTCTCTGGTGATGAACGTATCATTCGCATTTTATTTTACGATCTGATCTGGATGACCTCTCAAGGAACCAACCTTCCAAAAATCAGACAAAACCCACTCACATATAAAGAAGTTAGTAAAATCATCAGTCCATATTTTCCTGATACCTTCAGCTATGGTGCTCGCAAACAGATTTCTTTAATGCTTGATATTATCTATTTGAGAGTACGGAAAGGGAATGCTTTAACTGAACAAACAGAAATCGAACCCTATATCATTATTCCTGAAATGTACACTGCTCCTTATTTTGAAACCCTTATAACAGATCCTGAAGCTTTAGCAGCTGAAGCTCAATTCGCCGCCTTCTTATTGATCGCATCGCCTAATTTTTTCAGAGAAGGTGAACATCGATTATTACTGCTGGATTCTTATTTAGAAACACATTCAAATACGGCTACAAAATTGCTGGAAGAATTTACTGTTTTTTTTAAAGATCAGTTTATGCCTGATGGTTTTTCTTGGAGAAATGAAGTGATCCTCTTTGGTAATGTTGCCAATATTCTTTTTTCCCACAGTATTATCAAGCAAAAGTTTCCTACTTTATTTCACTTGACCGATAATAATATTTATTCAAAAAATAAATATTATTATCAATTGTTTACTGAATTCAGAGCATTATTTCAAAAAATTTCTAACAGAAAAAATTACGCCTGGTTAAGATCAACTATTGATTCTTTATCTGATACATTATCCGCTTTACTAGTTCCACTTTACGAATCTTTCTTAGGAAATAATCTCATTCGGATTGCTTTAGTAGCAGAGTCAAATTACCTACTGGTAGAACCATTGACTCAATTCATAAAAGATATTCCGTTCGTTCAGTTAGTTGCGTACAAATATGGCGAATTTTCTTCTTTTGATTTTATGGTAACGACTTCTTCTTTCTTGATTCCCGAAAATTGTCCCTTACCTTCATTTGTCTTTCGTTTTTCTGCAGACAGTGATGAACAATTTCTCAGTCTCTATCAAGCGATCAAAGACGTTCATAATCAAAAGGACAGTAATTTGATGCAGCAAAAAAAGACTAACTGA
- a CDS encoding alpha/beta hydrolase: protein MNIKVLYILGIFTILFIIVAIIIIINISPYPVIFFAKHTAFKIPKETRVNQYDEGNVTVLVNETYTSAYKNNQFDLYLPKKQIKGEPIIAWVHGGGFVGGDKLEEKEFATKLAEKGYAVAVMNYALVPETKYPIPVIQTSEFLAYLKNHAENYSINFDNLFIAGDSAGAQIASQFITTQTNEVYRKLMSVDQVIKQNQIKGSLLYCGVYDVPEVVHSYSIPPVKFMFQKIGWGYAQDKNWLHGKLAESSVISNFVTADFPPAYITDGNTFSFEEQGKKLVEVLKSKGISVSQRFFLKSEYKTAHEYQFEMASEPAKIVFKDTLVFLNKHKQK, encoded by the coding sequence TTGAACATAAAAGTTCTATACATTTTGGGAATTTTCACTATTTTGTTTATTATTGTCGCTATTATTATTATTATCAATATTTCACCTTATCCCGTGATTTTTTTCGCAAAGCATACAGCATTTAAAATTCCTAAGGAAACGAGGGTAAATCAATATGATGAGGGCAATGTAACGGTTCTTGTAAATGAAACCTATACATCCGCTTATAAAAATAATCAGTTTGATCTCTATTTACCTAAAAAGCAGATAAAAGGGGAACCTATTATTGCGTGGGTACACGGCGGCGGCTTTGTTGGTGGAGATAAATTGGAAGAAAAGGAATTTGCAACAAAACTGGCTGAAAAAGGATACGCAGTTGCTGTGATGAACTATGCACTTGTTCCTGAAACTAAATATCCTATACCAGTTATTCAAACCTCAGAATTTTTAGCCTATTTAAAAAATCATGCCGAAAACTATTCGATCAATTTTGATAATCTTTTTATTGCAGGAGATTCTGCTGGTGCTCAAATTGCAAGCCAATTTATCACAACACAAACAAATGAAGTATATCGGAAACTTATGAGCGTCGATCAAGTAATAAAACAAAATCAAATTAAAGGTAGTTTATTATATTGTGGCGTATACGATGTACCGGAAGTAGTCCATTCCTATTCAATACCGCCAGTTAAATTCATGTTTCAAAAAATCGGTTGGGGCTATGCACAGGATAAAAATTGGCTTCATGGTAAATTGGCTGAGAGTTCTGTAATCTCAAATTTTGTTACTGCTGATTTTCCACCTGCGTATATCACAGATGGAAACACCTTTTCTTTTGAAGAACAAGGGAAAAAGCTAGTCGAAGTATTAAAATCTAAAGGGATTTCCGTCAGTCAGAGGTTCTTTTTAAAATCTGAATATAAAACAGCTCATGAGTACCAATTTGAAATGGCATCTGAACCTGCTAAAATTGTATTTAAAGATACATTGGTTTTCTTGAATAAGCATAAACAGAAGTGA
- a CDS encoding AI-2E family transporter, with amino-acid sequence MFERLRQSKLFFWSAELLVIATLIFVSSKINFIFAPVGTFFSTLFAPVLVAGFLYYILNPIVNLLMKTKMKRIYAILIVFLLLIAAIVLLLVSVIPSLVSQLSSLASNMPEVFKSVEAWVTQMAELPIFKEAELTKYIEQLDISYGNIIQQFLSGLSSSLGSIVSTVASTTIIIVTAPFILFYMLKDGDRLVPGIKHFLPKKRQDDIVDLLDKLNKTLSNYISGQAIECLFVATFTVIGYSLIGVRYAFLFGVIAGITNLIPYLGPYLGLAPAVFVTVFDEPFKALLCCLVVLVVQQIDGNIIYPNVIGKSLKIHPLTIIIILLVAGNIAGLLGIFLGVPFYAICKTIAVHVYSMVRKDKMAEDLVLDLNGEINSPSSKEK; translated from the coding sequence GTGTTTGAACGTTTAAGGCAATCTAAGTTATTTTTTTGGTCAGCGGAGTTATTAGTTATTGCTACGTTGATTTTTGTTTCTTCAAAGATCAATTTTATTTTTGCACCGGTGGGGACGTTTTTCTCTACATTATTTGCACCAGTACTTGTAGCGGGCTTTCTTTACTATATTTTGAATCCGATCGTCAATTTATTGATGAAAACAAAAATGAAACGAATCTATGCGATTTTGATCGTGTTTTTGCTTTTGATTGCAGCGATTGTACTACTTTTGGTCAGTGTGATTCCTAGTTTGGTTTCTCAATTATCTAGTTTAGCATCGAATATGCCTGAGGTATTCAAAAGTGTGGAGGCCTGGGTCACTCAGATGGCTGAGCTGCCAATTTTTAAAGAAGCAGAATTGACGAAATATATTGAACAGCTGGATATTTCGTATGGAAATATCATCCAGCAATTTCTGAGCGGTTTATCAAGTAGTTTAGGCTCGATCGTTTCAACGGTTGCGTCCACAACGATCATTATTGTGACAGCTCCTTTCATCTTGTTTTATATGCTAAAAGATGGCGATCGTTTAGTGCCTGGAATCAAACATTTTTTACCGAAAAAACGTCAAGACGATATCGTTGATCTTCTAGATAAACTGAATAAAACATTATCGAATTATATCAGCGGACAAGCAATTGAATGTTTATTCGTTGCTACATTTACGGTGATCGGTTATTCTCTGATCGGTGTACGTTATGCATTTTTATTCGGTGTCATCGCTGGTATAACTAATTTGATTCCATATTTAGGACCTTATTTAGGTTTAGCTCCAGCAGTTTTTGTGACAGTCTTTGATGAACCATTCAAAGCGTTGCTTTGTTGTTTAGTCGTATTGGTTGTACAACAGATCGATGGAAACATCATTTATCCAAATGTGATCGGTAAGTCTTTAAAGATCCATCCTTTAACGATCATTATCATTTTGCTTGTTGCTGGAAATATTGCTGGACTATTGGGAATCTTCTTAGGTGTTCCATTTTATGCGATCTGTAAGACGATAGCTGTCCATGTTTATAGTATGGTGCGCAAGGATAAAATGGCTGAAGATTTGGTGCTGGATTTAAACGGCGAAATAAATTCACCATCAAGTAAGGAAAAATAG
- a CDS encoding GNAT family N-acetyltransferase — protein MKIVQTRDTMSNIYLDAVQIRHQVFMLEQGVPSEIEIDKYEAMCIHFVLYGDDNKPIATCRLLPLENNVIKLQRMAVKKEYRGKEYGRIIVEKAEEFAKEQGYKVITLGAQITALGFYERMGYVKEGDMFLDANIEHYQMNKEL, from the coding sequence ATGAAAATCGTTCAAACAAGAGACACGATGAGTAATATCTACTTAGATGCCGTTCAAATCCGGCATCAAGTGTTTATGCTGGAGCAAGGAGTTCCCAGCGAAATAGAAATCGATAAATATGAAGCAATGTGTATTCATTTTGTTTTATATGGTGATGATAACAAACCAATCGCTACTTGTCGCCTTTTACCACTTGAAAATAATGTCATAAAACTACAGCGAATGGCTGTTAAAAAAGAGTATCGGGGTAAAGAGTATGGTCGAATCATTGTAGAAAAGGCCGAAGAGTTTGCAAAAGAGCAGGGATATAAGGTGATTACTTTAGGTGCTCAAATCACTGCTTTAGGGTTTTATGAGCGGATGGGCTATGTGAAAGAAGGCGACATGTTCCTTGATGCTAATATTGAGCATTATCAAATGAATAAAGAATTATAA
- a CDS encoding peptide chain release factor 3 translates to MKNSHLKEQVDSRRTFAIISHPDAGKTTITEQLLLFGGAIRQAGTVKGKKTGNFAKSDWMEIEKQRGISVTSSVMQFDYDNKRVNILDTPGHEDFSEDTYRTLMAVDSAVMVIDSAKGIEAQTKKLFQVVKKRGIPIFTFINKLDRDGREPLDLLEELEELLDIESYPMNWPIGMGKGLEGLYDIYNKRVEVYRPETNNDERFIPLVDNDIPSDHPLHKESVYQQVLEEVELLVEAGDEFDTEKIARGDQTPVFFGSALTNFGVQTFLETFLQFAPSPYSHKTEDGQEVSPYEEEFSGFVFKIQANMNPAHRDRIAFVRICSGTFERGMDVTLGRTGKKIKLSNVTQFMADSRENVEEAVAGDIIGIYDTGNYQIGDTLYEGKLKVEYEELPSFTPELFMKVVAKNVMKQKSFHKGIYQLVQEGAIQLYKTYLTEEYIIGAVGQLQFEVFQHRMLNEYNAEVVMTPMGSKIARWIKPEDLDERMSSSRNILARDRFDQPLFLFENQFAERWFADKYPDVELKSLL, encoded by the coding sequence ATGAAAAATTCACACTTAAAAGAGCAAGTAGACAGCCGCCGTACATTTGCGATCATTTCCCATCCGGATGCCGGGAAAACGACCATTACAGAGCAACTATTATTATTTGGTGGTGCGATTCGTCAAGCAGGAACAGTTAAAGGAAAAAAGACTGGGAATTTTGCTAAATCGGACTGGATGGAAATCGAAAAACAAAGAGGAATTTCCGTTACCAGTTCTGTGATGCAATTTGACTATGATAACAAACGGGTCAATATTTTAGATACTCCTGGGCATGAGGATTTCTCCGAGGATACGTATCGTACATTGATGGCCGTGGATAGCGCTGTGATGGTCATTGATAGTGCGAAAGGGATCGAGGCGCAAACGAAGAAATTATTCCAAGTGGTCAAAAAACGCGGGATTCCAATTTTTACGTTCATCAATAAATTGGACCGTGATGGTCGTGAACCTTTAGATTTACTGGAAGAATTAGAAGAACTGCTAGATATCGAATCTTATCCAATGAATTGGCCGATCGGTATGGGGAAAGGTCTAGAAGGACTTTATGATATTTACAATAAACGCGTAGAAGTGTATCGACCTGAGACAAACAATGATGAGCGTTTTATCCCATTAGTCGATAATGACATTCCAAGTGATCATCCATTGCATAAGGAAAGTGTTTACCAGCAAGTATTAGAAGAAGTTGAGCTATTGGTGGAAGCGGGAGATGAATTTGATACAGAAAAAATTGCTCGCGGTGATCAAACCCCTGTCTTCTTTGGTTCAGCTTTAACAAATTTTGGTGTGCAAACATTTTTAGAAACCTTTTTACAATTTGCCCCTTCACCGTACAGTCATAAAACGGAAGATGGACAAGAAGTCAGTCCTTATGAAGAAGAGTTCTCAGGTTTCGTTTTTAAGATCCAAGCCAATATGAATCCGGCTCACCGTGATCGTATCGCATTTGTTCGAATTTGTTCGGGAACCTTCGAGCGGGGAATGGATGTCACCTTAGGAAGAACTGGCAAGAAAATAAAATTGAGTAATGTGACGCAATTTATGGCGGATTCTAGAGAAAATGTAGAAGAAGCCGTAGCGGGTGATATCATCGGTATCTATGATACAGGAAATTACCAGATCGGTGATACCTTATACGAAGGCAAATTAAAGGTTGAATATGAAGAACTACCATCCTTCACACCTGAGCTATTTATGAAAGTTGTCGCTAAAAATGTGATGAAACAAAAATCATTCCATAAAGGGATTTATCAGCTTGTTCAAGAAGGTGCGATCCAATTATATAAAACGTATCTGACGGAAGAATATATCATTGGAGCAGTAGGGCAATTGCAGTTTGAAGTGTTCCAGCATCGGATGCTGAATGAATATAATGCAGAAGTCGTTATGACCCCAATGGGTAGTAAAATCGCTCGCTGGATCAAGCCGGAAGACTTAGATGAACGGATGAGTTCAAGCCGAAATATTTTAGCAAGAGACCGTTTTGATCAACCATTGTTCTTATTTGAAAATCAATTTGCTGAGCGTTGGTTTGCAGATAAGTATCCGGATGTAGAATTAAAAAGTTTATTATAA